In a genomic window of Bacillus rossius redtenbacheri isolate Brsri chromosome 4 unlocalized genomic scaffold, Brsri_v3 Brsri_v3_scf4_2, whole genome shotgun sequence:
- the LOC134542164 gene encoding eukaryotic translation elongation factor 1 epsilon-1, whose amino-acid sequence MVLCDDNCLRQVLRYIGVQDQNIYTDDASKVPVISGFGNHKSVKGFGTIIIACARDSKCPLLGKSVEDEAFVRQWIEYATCYANYCDSTQTAHRVLKELNSILVSRAYLVGNKLSLADVVLYYVLYTAVTGLSYQDKERYLHVSRWFDNLQQDSSLRRDNNIIHFSRIPIYA is encoded by the exons ATGGTTCTCTGTGACGATAACTGTTTACGACAAGTATTAAGATATATAGGTGTTCAGGACCAAAATATTTATACTGACGATGCAAGCAAG GTTCCAGTAATCAGTGGCTTTGGTAATCATAAATCTGTGAAAGGCTTCGGAACGATCATAATTGCATGTGCCAGGGATTCAAAGTGCCCTCTTCTGGGGAAAAGTGTTGAAGATGAAGCATTTGTAAGACAATGGATTGAGTACGCAACTTGTTATGCAAATTATTGTGATTCAACTCAAACAGCTCATCGAGTTCTTAAG gagctGAATTCCATTCTAGTTTCTCGAGCGTATTTAGTGGGCAACAAATTATCTCTGGCAGATGTAGTTTTGTACTATGTTCTTTATACTGCAGTG ACAGGTTTATCATACCAAGACAAGGAACGCTATCTGCATGTATCAAGGTGGTTTGACAACTTGCAGCAGGACAGCAGTCTGAGAAGAGATAATAACATCATACATTTCAGTCGCATTCCAATATATGCATAA
- the LOC134541860 gene encoding uncharacterized protein LOC134541860, translated as MPFIRPSRTGAGENAPYRRGSAAPEDCGCPGINTGGVAAVDTLRFWRAVAADESAALEEVTANMKACVAVLLLALVAVCSCYPAEPEPKEGLKGSEAVYLAAPYASYYGTPLAYSGYHVPAVPAVYSYRHALAPLPAVAYLR; from the exons ATGCCGTTCATACGCCCCTCGAG GACGGGCGCAGGCGAAAACGCTCCTTATCGACGGGGGTCGGCGGCTCCGGAGGACTGCGGGTGCCCGGGTATAAATACCGGCGGAGTTGCGGCCGTCGACACACTCCGCTTCTGGCGCGCTGTTGCTGCTGACGAGTCCGCCGCTCTCGAAGAAGTGACCGCCAACATGAAGGCCTGC GTCGCCGTGCTGCTGCTCGCCCTGGTGGCCGTGTGCTCCTGCTACCCCGCCGAGCCGGAGCCCAAGGAGGGCCTGAAGGGCTCCGAGGCCGTCTACCTGGCCGCGCCCTACGCCTCCTACTACGGCACGCCGCTCGCCTACAGCGGCTACCACGTGCCCGCAGTGCCCGCCGTCTACTCCTACCGGCACGCCCTGGCGCCCCTCCCCGCCGTCGCCTACCTACGCTAG